Proteins found in one Amycolatopsis umgeniensis genomic segment:
- a CDS encoding multicopper oxidase domain-containing protein gives MSDGEGVDRRGFLLKAGFAGALALGIGSATIQSMPGRERGPVTIDPRAYARPRAQGDPVGQVRPVAATTPRPGTPFRGTVTQLTPFRDPLPTMATARGDRGGGVDNLTIRMRPNVVRLHSQLPPTKIWGFDGRFPGPIIEARRGKPLRVTWTNELTGPYPLPVVEILFDENADPYQWDVPGREGVAPRADVAALPGWTSVHLHGHFSDGGSDGWAEDAVLAGRSQLVEYRNDQPATTLWYHDHAMHITRWNVMSGLLGMYLLRDDEEASLRLPSGDREVPLLICDRNFDTDDKNRLTGTMLHKTTVMSTDPLRQVRSFAGPYTLVNGTIWPFKDVEPDWYRFRMANASNTRPYVVQAVTEDGKPLPPNTIFVIGSDAGLLGAPVDVAGGFSLAASERADVLIDFRALAGKKVLLRNIDYDPGPWPDFLQFRVAQRGRQSGFRLPRTLAKSFTRVTEKQPVEAERMVMLTPVGVSHARLWEMRKVEAPPGPFPIDGIVQLKEQDGSVTTWKRMAYQWTDPTQYTVKAGSWERWRFVNLDWSGWPHPMHVHVCAFQPVKRGFYNIDGFQFIDLPGGGVGGGTTTPVFWERSEPVAPDQAGWKDVVNVAAGESVDVVAKFADVTGKFVYHCHMLEHEDMSMMRPFLVQPKEVIAIAKSMAHELPPTAGGGHGH, from the coding sequence GTGAGCGACGGCGAAGGCGTCGACCGCCGGGGTTTTCTGCTCAAGGCGGGTTTCGCGGGCGCGCTGGCGCTGGGGATCGGGTCGGCGACGATCCAGTCCATGCCCGGCCGTGAACGCGGCCCGGTCACGATCGATCCTCGCGCGTACGCCCGGCCCCGGGCGCAAGGCGATCCGGTCGGCCAAGTGCGCCCGGTGGCCGCCACGACGCCGCGGCCGGGCACGCCGTTCCGGGGGACGGTCACCCAGCTGACGCCGTTCCGGGATCCGTTGCCCACCATGGCGACGGCGAGGGGCGATCGGGGCGGCGGCGTCGACAACCTGACGATCCGCATGCGGCCCAACGTCGTCCGGCTGCACTCGCAGCTCCCGCCGACGAAGATCTGGGGCTTCGACGGCCGGTTCCCCGGGCCGATCATCGAAGCCCGGCGCGGGAAACCGTTGCGGGTCACCTGGACCAACGAGCTCACCGGTCCGTATCCGTTGCCGGTGGTGGAGATCCTGTTCGACGAGAACGCCGATCCCTACCAGTGGGACGTTCCCGGCCGTGAGGGTGTCGCGCCGCGGGCGGACGTCGCCGCGCTGCCCGGCTGGACGTCGGTCCACCTGCACGGCCACTTCAGTGACGGCGGCAGTGACGGCTGGGCGGAGGACGCGGTCCTCGCGGGCCGTAGCCAGCTGGTGGAGTACCGCAACGACCAGCCGGCGACCACGCTCTGGTACCACGACCACGCCATGCACATCACGCGCTGGAACGTGATGTCCGGCCTGCTCGGGATGTACCTCCTCCGCGACGACGAAGAGGCCTCGCTGCGCCTGCCGTCCGGGGACCGCGAAGTGCCGCTGCTGATCTGCGACCGGAACTTCGACACCGACGACAAGAACCGCCTCACCGGCACGATGCTGCACAAGACCACCGTGATGAGCACGGACCCGCTGCGGCAGGTGCGTTCGTTCGCCGGGCCGTACACGCTGGTGAACGGGACGATCTGGCCGTTCAAGGACGTGGAGCCGGACTGGTACCGCTTCCGCATGGCCAACGCGTCCAACACGCGGCCGTACGTGGTGCAGGCGGTGACCGAGGACGGGAAACCCTTACCGCCCAACACGATCTTCGTGATCGGCTCCGACGCGGGACTGCTCGGCGCGCCGGTGGACGTCGCGGGCGGCTTCAGCCTGGCGGCGTCCGAACGGGCCGACGTCCTGATCGACTTCCGCGCGCTCGCCGGCAAGAAGGTGCTGCTGCGCAACATCGACTACGACCCAGGGCCGTGGCCGGACTTCCTGCAGTTCCGGGTCGCGCAGCGGGGCAGGCAGAGCGGCTTCCGCCTGCCAAGGACGCTGGCGAAGTCGTTCACCCGCGTCACCGAAAAGCAGCCCGTCGAGGCCGAGCGCATGGTCATGCTGACCCCGGTCGGCGTCTCGCACGCCCGGCTGTGGGAGATGCGGAAGGTCGAGGCGCCGCCGGGGCCGTTCCCCATCGACGGCATCGTGCAGCTCAAGGAACAGGACGGTTCGGTCACCACCTGGAAGCGCATGGCCTACCAGTGGACCGATCCCACGCAGTACACCGTCAAGGCGGGTTCGTGGGAGCGCTGGCGGTTCGTCAACCTCGACTGGTCCGGCTGGCCGCATCCGATGCACGTCCACGTCTGCGCGTTCCAGCCGGTGAAACGCGGCTTCTACAACATCGACGGCTTCCAGTTCATCGATCTTCCCGGTGGCGGCGTCGGCGGCGGCACCACGACACCGGTCTTCTGGGAGAGAAGCGAACCGGTGGCGCCCGACCAGGCGGGTTGGAAGGACGTCGTCAACGTGGCCGCGGGCGAGTCGGTCGACGTCGTCGCCAAGTTCGCCGACGTGACCGGCAAGTTCGTCTACCACTGCCACATGCTCGAACACGAGGACATGAGCATGATGCGGCCGTTCTTGGTGCAGCCGAAAGAGGTCATCGCGATCGCGAAGTCGATGGCCCACGAGCTGCCACCGACGGCAGGCGGCGGGCACGGGCACTAG
- a CDS encoding ATP-binding cassette domain-containing protein: MPEAIVLSERPEQKGVLRRAWPFLKPHRAILSLAIGLGTAATLALTLIPSVVGWAVERVAQKDLAGLYTAAGVFAALVLARLILLRTGEIWLARAGERVVASLRDLVVSRLATAPLRFLETQRSGDLLRRSTAEIADLASFVRADLPDLLSVTGYLIFTTVLLLLYSWQLTLVVVLVFIPLSVLIMRWFQRGATTAFAAEAAAQGAVAATYREGIQARELLTSRGAEQQWRDRFDRDKETLRRTTLRSEFVVLRTGGVTLAQALADATILVVGGGLVLAWGMPLSTVAVFVVAMRQLFDSTNQLTNLIGQLQTSRVGLARLLNLLDTTERPPRTGNGTVLPERGTLEASGLRFSYVDGISVLNDVSCTFPPGARTGLVGPTGSGKTTLAKILAGLYPTDGGTVRYSGIPLDEIAPDELRSRIMLVPQRVHVVTGTLRENFRLVPEPPPDDRIDWALERLGLREWVARLPEGLDTPVSAAADTLSAGERQLIGLVRAALVDPAVLILDEATADVDPETGDRIERALDRLHADRSLIIIAHRQSTIDRLPRAVRLDAGRVTVGG, encoded by the coding sequence GTGCCTGAAGCCATCGTCCTGAGCGAGCGGCCCGAACAGAAAGGCGTGCTCCGGCGTGCCTGGCCGTTCCTGAAACCGCACCGCGCGATCCTTTCCCTCGCGATCGGCCTCGGCACCGCCGCGACACTGGCGCTGACCCTGATCCCGTCGGTGGTCGGCTGGGCCGTCGAGCGGGTGGCGCAAAAGGACCTCGCGGGCCTGTACACGGCGGCGGGCGTCTTCGCCGCGCTCGTCCTGGCCCGGCTGATTCTCTTGCGCACCGGGGAAATCTGGCTCGCGAGGGCGGGGGAACGCGTCGTGGCGTCACTGCGCGACCTCGTCGTGTCCCGGCTCGCGACGGCGCCGTTGCGGTTCCTCGAGACGCAGCGGTCCGGTGATCTGCTCCGCCGCAGCACCGCGGAGATCGCCGATCTCGCGTCCTTCGTCCGCGCGGATCTCCCGGACCTGCTGTCGGTCACCGGCTACCTGATCTTCACCACGGTCCTTTTGCTGCTCTACTCGTGGCAGCTCACCCTGGTCGTGGTGCTGGTGTTCATCCCGCTGTCGGTGCTGATCATGCGGTGGTTCCAGCGCGGGGCCACGACGGCCTTCGCGGCGGAGGCCGCGGCGCAGGGTGCCGTCGCGGCGACCTACCGCGAGGGCATCCAGGCCCGCGAGCTGCTCACCTCCCGCGGCGCCGAGCAGCAGTGGCGCGACCGGTTCGACCGCGACAAGGAAACATTGCGGCGCACCACCCTGCGGTCCGAGTTCGTCGTGCTGCGCACCGGCGGCGTGACCTTGGCGCAGGCCCTGGCGGACGCCACGATCCTCGTCGTGGGCGGCGGTCTCGTCCTCGCGTGGGGTATGCCGCTGAGCACGGTCGCGGTGTTCGTGGTGGCGATGCGGCAACTGTTCGACTCCACCAACCAGCTGACGAACCTGATCGGCCAGTTGCAGACGTCCAGGGTCGGCCTCGCCCGGCTGCTGAACCTGCTCGACACCACCGAGCGCCCGCCGCGCACCGGCAACGGCACGGTGCTCCCCGAACGCGGGACGCTGGAGGCCTCCGGACTGCGGTTCTCCTACGTGGACGGGATTTCCGTGCTCAACGACGTGTCGTGCACGTTCCCGCCGGGAGCGCGCACGGGCCTGGTGGGGCCGACCGGATCCGGGAAGACCACGCTGGCCAAGATCCTCGCCGGGCTGTATCCCACGGACGGCGGAACCGTGCGCTACAGCGGCATCCCGCTCGACGAGATCGCCCCCGACGAACTGCGCAGCCGCATCATGCTGGTCCCGCAACGGGTTCACGTCGTCACCGGCACGCTGCGGGAGAACTTCCGCCTGGTGCCGGAGCCGCCGCCGGACGACCGGATCGATTGGGCGCTGGAGCGGCTGGGCCTGCGGGAGTGGGTGGCCCGGCTGCCGGAAGGGCTGGACACGCCGGTCAGCGCCGCCGCGGACACGTTGTCCGCCGGGGAACGGCAGCTGATCGGCCTGGTCCGCGCCGCGCTGGTGGACCCTGCCGTGCTGATCCTCGACGAGGCCACCGCCGACGTCGACCCGGAGACCGGTGACCGGATCGAACGCGCGCTCGACCGGCTGCACGCGGACCGGTCGCTGATCATCATCGCGCACCGGCAGTCCACGATCGACCGGTTGCCGCGCGCCGTCCGGCTGGACGCGGGCCGCGTGACGGTGGGTGGCTGA
- a CDS encoding iron chelate uptake ABC transporter family permease subunit: MTVTSSTQWTVRSRSGRISVRLHRRTVWVAVVLVVLCCAVVLASLLSGNYPITMPDVFRALGGHGTLQQRYFVNDVRLPRVLVALLVGAALAVSGAIFQSLSANPLGSPDIVGFNNGAAAGALVSILLLKDSSLASTGVGAIAGGGAVAVLIYLLSYRGGVRGYRLILVGVGVSALLSAGIAYLLSRANLNEMLNAQIWLVGSLNGRSWEHVWILLAVLVVVLPSAFLLSKPLLTLELGPDSATSLGLPVGAVRRRAITVSVVLSAAAIVCAGPISFVALAAPQVAKRLARSVGPSLSISALSGGFLLAFADLVAQRLIPGSQLPVGVTTLVLGGLYLGWLLSGEMRRGRA, translated from the coding sequence GTGACCGTCACTTCCAGTACACAGTGGACGGTCCGGAGCAGGAGCGGCCGGATCTCGGTGCGGCTGCACCGCCGGACCGTCTGGGTCGCGGTCGTGCTGGTGGTCCTCTGCTGCGCGGTGGTACTGGCCAGCCTGCTTTCCGGCAACTACCCGATCACCATGCCCGACGTCTTCCGCGCCCTCGGCGGGCACGGAACGCTGCAGCAGCGGTACTTCGTGAACGACGTCCGGTTGCCGCGGGTGCTGGTCGCCTTGCTCGTCGGGGCCGCGCTGGCGGTGAGCGGGGCGATCTTCCAGAGCCTTTCGGCCAACCCGCTGGGCAGCCCGGACATCGTCGGCTTCAACAACGGGGCCGCGGCGGGCGCACTGGTGTCCATCCTCCTGTTGAAGGATTCCAGCCTGGCGTCCACCGGTGTCGGCGCGATCGCCGGCGGTGGCGCCGTGGCGGTGCTGATCTATCTGCTGTCCTATCGCGGCGGTGTGCGCGGGTACCGGCTGATCCTGGTCGGGGTCGGCGTGAGCGCGCTGCTGAGCGCGGGAATCGCGTACCTGCTCAGCCGGGCCAACCTGAACGAGATGCTCAACGCGCAGATCTGGCTGGTCGGCAGTCTCAACGGGCGGTCGTGGGAGCACGTGTGGATCCTGCTGGCGGTGCTGGTCGTGGTGCTGCCGTCGGCCTTCCTGCTGAGCAAACCGCTGCTGACGCTGGAACTCGGCCCGGATTCGGCCACCTCGCTCGGTTTGCCGGTGGGGGCGGTGCGCCGCCGGGCGATCACGGTTTCGGTGGTGCTGAGCGCCGCCGCGATCGTCTGCGCGGGCCCGATCTCGTTCGTCGCGCTGGCGGCTCCACAGGTCGCGAAACGGCTCGCTCGCTCGGTCGGTCCCTCGTTGTCCATTTCCGCGTTGTCCGGTGGTTTCTTGCTGGCCTTCGCGGATTTGGTCGCCCAGCGACTGATTCCGGGTTCCCAGTTGCCGGTCGGGGTGACCACTTTGGTGCTCGGCGGGCTGTATCTCGGCTGGTTGCTGTCCGGCGAGATGCGCCGCGGCCGCGCCTGA
- a CDS encoding amino acid adenylation domain-containing protein, with translation MDGLPAVEDVLPLTPLQTGLLFLTDFEATGPDPYLMQLRLDFDGEVDGPRLRRAAAALLARHPALRAGFRHTEAGVPIQFVPAALEPRWAEHESGDVGALAEADLEDRFDPGEPPLLRLTLIRRPGGGAVLLLTAHHLLYDGWSGPLLVGDLLDAYTRDAAPTRVSRPFRDHLAWLSTRDTTATEKAWRSALDGFDEPALLAPAAVGDRISRHHESALPEELTSELVAVLRAAGLTMTSLVQAAWGLLLGRLTDREDVVFGTVVSGRPAEVDGADGSIGLFANTIPVRVRTEYGEPLLDLLGRVQAEQAALLGHQYAGLGEIQRFADTGELFDTLLVVQNYPLDGESVRAASGELDLRSVTASDDTHYPLALVVEPGDRLRVTWKYAENAFEPGEIERLAERFARICRALAADPGVAVGDVDVLSGAERHELLVTANDTGHDVADLTIAGLFARIAAAGPDHEAVVDGDTSLTYAELDRRSTELARSLAGQGVGPESVVGVRLPRSADLIVALLAIQKAGGVYLPLDPNYPAERIDAMITDSEPVLVLDGTGLPSSTHTLAGPVSTASGAYIIYTSGSTGRPKGTMVSHAGVASLAHTMIEAFGVGPGSRVLQFASVSFDTSVWELCMGVLTGATLVIVPDDERAGDPLAAFLSEKDITHATLPPAALASIRPEQVPAGLVVIAAGEACPPALAADWAAHRRLFNSYGPTETTVDITLWECVPEQGQGAVPIGGPVHNTAVYLLDRRLRPVPPGTVGEIYAAGTGLARGYLGESGLTASRFVANPFGPGRLYRTGDLARRRADGALVYAGRADHQVKVRGFRIELAEVEAVLSGCPGVARVAVLALPDARGANRLVAYVVGDADFDEVRTAALTKLPDHMVPAVFVPLPELPLTSQGKLDRRALPAPPEPAATGDLTGATDAERLLAGIVAGVLGLPSVGLDDDYFTLGGDSILSIQVSGRARAAGLEIRPRDIFDRKTVANLAALAATRAPAEAVATEQIAATGPTPITPVMHWLRELDGPIARFSQAQTLSTPPGLTLEQLTERIQSVLDRHDMLRAKLTGDWTLDVLPPGAVQAADVLSLGEPDVDAAAETLDPEAGRQVRFVWQDKGDAPGRLLVLIHHLAVDGVSWRVLPATLAGERTAPGTSFRAWAHRLAEAAAEGEFAAELPHWLATLTDAPVQPGLGSTEPERDRVGAAKRIRRVLTTDKTEPLLTTVPAAYGAGIQDVLLTALALAAAKRGPRDLLVQLEGHGRTELLDGADLSGTVGWFTSAYPVRLKLDGVDVPDALRGGGAAGKALKAVKEQLHAVPGEQGLGFGVLRYLDPAARDGLAAVEPPRIGFNYLGRFAVPEAERPWETAPGGTGVNGATEPTLPMAHALEITVVVTDHGGRPELTADWTYAPGAVAETDVLALADAWCDALAALTDHTAGPGTGGHTSSDFGLVSLSQQQIDLLEAKWGKA, from the coding sequence GTGGACGGTCTCCCCGCGGTAGAGGACGTCCTGCCGCTCACCCCGCTGCAGACCGGTCTGCTGTTCCTGACCGATTTCGAGGCCACCGGCCCTGATCCCTACCTGATGCAGCTCCGGCTGGACTTCGACGGCGAGGTCGACGGGCCGCGCCTGCGCCGGGCCGCCGCCGCGCTGCTCGCCCGGCATCCCGCCCTGCGCGCGGGTTTCCGCCACACGGAGGCGGGAGTGCCGATCCAGTTCGTCCCGGCCGCGCTCGAGCCCCGCTGGGCCGAGCACGAAAGCGGCGACGTCGGCGCGCTGGCCGAGGCCGACCTGGAGGACCGGTTCGATCCCGGCGAGCCGCCGCTGTTGCGGCTCACCCTGATCCGCCGTCCCGGCGGGGGAGCGGTCCTCCTGCTGACCGCGCACCACCTGCTCTACGATGGCTGGTCGGGTCCGCTACTCGTCGGCGACCTGCTCGACGCCTACACCCGGGACGCGGCACCGACGCGGGTCTCGCGGCCGTTCCGCGACCACCTCGCTTGGCTGTCCACAAGGGACACCACGGCCACCGAAAAGGCCTGGCGCAGCGCACTGGACGGTTTCGACGAACCGGCACTGCTCGCACCCGCGGCCGTCGGCGACCGGATTTCGCGACACCACGAATCCGCTTTGCCGGAAGAACTGACGAGTGAGCTCGTCGCCGTCTTGCGTGCCGCGGGCCTGACCATGACGAGCCTGGTCCAGGCCGCGTGGGGGTTGCTGCTGGGCAGGCTCACCGACCGCGAGGACGTCGTGTTCGGCACCGTCGTCTCCGGCCGCCCGGCCGAGGTCGACGGCGCGGACGGCAGCATCGGCCTGTTCGCCAACACGATCCCGGTCCGCGTCCGGACCGAATACGGTGAGCCGCTGCTGGACCTGCTCGGCCGTGTCCAGGCAGAGCAGGCGGCCCTGCTGGGGCATCAGTACGCGGGACTCGGCGAGATCCAGCGGTTCGCGGATACCGGCGAACTGTTCGACACGCTGCTGGTGGTCCAGAACTACCCGCTGGACGGCGAATCCGTGCGTGCCGCCTCAGGCGAACTGGACCTTCGTTCGGTCACGGCGTCGGACGACACGCACTACCCGCTCGCGCTCGTCGTCGAACCCGGCGACAGGCTGCGCGTCACGTGGAAGTACGCGGAGAACGCCTTCGAGCCGGGTGAGATCGAGCGTCTCGCCGAGCGGTTCGCCCGGATCTGCCGGGCACTCGCCGCCGATCCCGGCGTGGCCGTTGGCGACGTCGACGTGCTCTCCGGTGCCGAGCGGCACGAACTGCTGGTGACCGCCAACGACACCGGGCACGACGTCGCGGACCTGACCATCGCCGGGTTGTTCGCACGGATCGCGGCGGCCGGTCCGGACCACGAGGCCGTCGTCGACGGGGACACCTCGCTGACCTACGCCGAACTGGACCGCCGTTCGACGGAACTGGCGCGTTCGCTGGCCGGACAAGGTGTCGGCCCGGAGTCGGTGGTGGGTGTCCGCCTGCCGCGGTCGGCCGACCTGATCGTGGCGCTGCTGGCGATCCAGAAGGCCGGCGGCGTCTACCTGCCGCTCGACCCGAACTATCCGGCCGAGCGGATCGACGCCATGATCACCGACTCCGAGCCGGTCCTCGTACTGGACGGAACCGGTCTCCCGTCCAGTACGCATACGCTTGCGGGGCCGGTATCGACGGCGTCCGGGGCGTACATCATCTACACCTCCGGCTCGACCGGGCGTCCAAAAGGGACGATGGTGAGCCACGCCGGGGTGGCCAGTCTGGCGCACACCATGATCGAAGCGTTCGGCGTCGGGCCGGGCAGCCGGGTGCTGCAGTTCGCGTCGGTCAGCTTCGACACGTCGGTGTGGGAGCTGTGCATGGGCGTGCTCACCGGCGCGACCCTGGTGATCGTCCCCGACGACGAACGCGCGGGCGATCCGCTGGCGGCCTTCCTGTCCGAAAAGGACATCACGCACGCGACCCTCCCGCCGGCGGCGCTCGCGTCGATCCGGCCCGAGCAGGTGCCCGCCGGCCTCGTCGTGATCGCGGCGGGGGAGGCGTGCCCGCCCGCGCTCGCCGCGGACTGGGCCGCGCACCGGCGGCTGTTCAACTCCTACGGCCCGACCGAGACCACCGTGGACATCACGCTATGGGAATGCGTGCCCGAGCAAGGCCAGGGCGCGGTCCCGATCGGCGGACCGGTGCACAACACCGCCGTCTACCTGCTCGACCGGCGGCTGCGGCCGGTCCCGCCCGGCACCGTCGGCGAGATCTACGCGGCCGGGACCGGGCTGGCGCGCGGCTATCTCGGCGAATCCGGGCTGACGGCGTCGCGTTTCGTCGCGAACCCGTTCGGCCCCGGACGGCTCTACCGCACCGGGGACCTCGCCCGCCGTCGCGCCGACGGCGCGCTGGTCTACGCCGGCCGCGCCGACCACCAGGTCAAGGTGCGCGGGTTCCGGATCGAACTGGCCGAGGTCGAGGCCGTGCTGTCCGGCTGTCCCGGCGTGGCGCGCGTCGCCGTGCTGGCGTTGCCGGACGCCCGCGGCGCCAACCGGCTCGTGGCCTACGTCGTGGGAGACGCGGACTTCGACGAGGTCCGGACGGCGGCGCTGACGAAGCTCCCGGACCACATGGTGCCGGCGGTCTTCGTGCCGTTGCCGGAGCTTCCGCTGACGTCGCAAGGGAAACTCGACCGTCGTGCGCTGCCCGCGCCGCCGGAACCGGCCGCGACCGGGGATCTGACCGGCGCCACCGACGCCGAACGGCTGCTCGCCGGAATCGTCGCGGGCGTCCTCGGCCTGCCGTCGGTCGGGCTGGACGACGACTACTTCACCCTCGGCGGGGACAGCATCCTGTCCATCCAGGTGTCCGGCCGGGCCCGCGCGGCCGGGCTGGAGATCCGGCCCCGGGACATCTTCGACCGCAAGACGGTGGCGAACCTCGCCGCACTGGCAGCCACCCGCGCCCCGGCCGAAGCCGTGGCCACCGAACAGATCGCGGCCACCGGGCCGACACCGATCACCCCGGTGATGCACTGGCTGCGCGAACTGGACGGCCCGATCGCCCGGTTCAGCCAGGCGCAGACCCTGTCGACGCCGCCGGGGCTCACGCTTGAGCAGCTCACCGAGCGGATCCAGTCCGTCCTGGACCGGCACGACATGCTGCGCGCCAAGCTGACCGGCGACTGGACACTGGACGTGCTCCCGCCCGGCGCGGTCCAGGCCGCCGACGTCCTCTCGCTCGGCGAGCCTGACGTCGACGCGGCCGCGGAGACCCTCGACCCCGAAGCGGGGCGGCAGGTGCGGTTCGTCTGGCAGGACAAGGGCGACGCGCCCGGCCGGTTGCTGGTGCTGATCCACCACCTCGCGGTGGACGGCGTCAGCTGGCGCGTCCTGCCCGCCACGCTCGCGGGCGAGCGGACCGCGCCAGGGACGTCGTTCCGCGCCTGGGCTCATCGTCTCGCCGAGGCCGCTGCCGAGGGTGAGTTCGCGGCTGAACTGCCGCACTGGCTGGCGACCCTGACCGACGCGCCGGTCCAGCCGGGACTCGGTTCGACCGAACCGGAACGCGACCGGGTCGGCGCGGCCAAGCGGATCCGCCGGGTCCTGACGACGGACAAGACCGAGCCGCTGCTGACCACCGTTCCGGCCGCTTACGGCGCCGGGATCCAGGACGTCCTGCTCACCGCGCTCGCCCTCGCGGCGGCGAAACGGGGGCCGAGGGACCTCCTGGTCCAGCTGGAAGGCCACGGCCGCACCGAACTCCTGGACGGTGCCGACCTTTCCGGCACCGTCGGCTGGTTCACCAGCGCGTACCCGGTGCGGTTGAAGCTCGACGGCGTCGACGTCCCCGACGCCCTGCGCGGCGGCGGCGCGGCGGGCAAGGCGCTGAAGGCGGTCAAGGAACAACTGCACGCCGTGCCGGGGGAGCAGGGCCTCGGGTTCGGGGTGCTGCGGTACCTCGACCCGGCCGCGCGGGACGGGCTCGCCGCCGTCGAACCACCCCGGATCGGCTTCAACTACCTGGGCCGGTTCGCCGTCCCCGAAGCCGAACGGCCGTGGGAGACGGCACCCGGCGGCACCGGGGTGAACGGCGCCACCGAGCCCACGTTGCCGATGGCGCACGCGCTGGAGATCACCGTCGTCGTCACCGACCACGGCGGACGGCCCGAGCTGACCGCCGACTGGACGTACGCACCGGGCGCGGTCGCCGAGACCGACGTCCTCGCGCTGGCCGACGCGTGGTGCGACGCGCTGGCCGCGCTCACCGACCACACCGCGGGACCGGGCACGGGCGGGCACACCTCGTCCGACTTCGGCCTGGTCTCGCTGAGCCAGCAGCAGATCGACCTGCTCGAAGCGAAATGGGGGAAAGCATGA
- a CDS encoding FecCD family ABC transporter permease, giving the protein MAVVSPPRPEPVARPKVNVARGAGLVAGLALIGVAVIVSVAVGAKDLPIGVVWDALFHFDGSYDANLVWDQRIPRTLLGVLVGAALGTAGALMQAVTRNPLADPGLLGIESGASAAVVVAIAVFGVTSLTGYVWFALVGAAIASVVVYLLGSTGRGRANPVRLALAGTVVTAVLTGIISAFTTMNARTTQSMRFWTIGSLINRGYDVLFDVLPFLVAGAVISLLLTRSLNALALGDQVGRALGAHLGRTRLLSVIAIVLLCGGATAAAGPIGFVGLAIPHAVRAVVGPDYRWVVPYSMVSAPLLVLGADVLGRVVLPTGELEAGAVTAVIGAPVFIYLVRRKRLGEL; this is encoded by the coding sequence ATGGCCGTCGTCTCGCCGCCCCGGCCGGAACCGGTCGCCCGGCCGAAGGTCAACGTCGCCCGCGGCGCGGGGCTCGTCGCGGGCCTGGCGCTCATCGGCGTGGCCGTGATCGTCAGTGTCGCGGTCGGCGCCAAGGATCTCCCGATCGGCGTGGTGTGGGACGCGCTGTTCCACTTCGACGGTTCCTACGACGCGAACCTGGTCTGGGATCAGCGGATCCCGCGAACGCTGCTCGGCGTCCTGGTCGGCGCCGCGCTGGGCACGGCGGGCGCGCTGATGCAGGCGGTGACCCGGAACCCGCTGGCCGATCCCGGGCTGCTGGGCATCGAATCCGGCGCCTCCGCGGCCGTCGTGGTCGCCATCGCCGTCTTCGGCGTCACCTCGCTCACCGGCTACGTGTGGTTCGCCCTCGTCGGCGCGGCCATCGCGAGCGTGGTCGTCTACCTGCTCGGCTCCACCGGCCGCGGCCGGGCGAATCCGGTCCGGCTCGCGCTGGCGGGCACCGTGGTCACCGCCGTGCTGACCGGGATCATCTCGGCGTTCACCACGATGAACGCGCGGACGACGCAGTCGATGCGGTTCTGGACGATCGGTTCGCTGATCAACCGCGGCTACGACGTGCTGTTCGACGTCCTGCCGTTCCTGGTCGCAGGCGCGGTGATCAGCCTGCTGCTCACCCGCTCGCTGAACGCACTGGCACTGGGCGACCAGGTCGGCCGCGCGCTCGGCGCGCATCTCGGCCGCACGCGGCTCTTGAGCGTGATCGCGATCGTGCTGCTGTGCGGCGGGGCGACGGCGGCCGCCGGGCCGATCGGGTTCGTCGGTCTCGCGATCCCGCACGCGGTCCGCGCGGTGGTCGGCCCCGACTACCGCTGGGTCGTCCCGTACTCCATGGTTTCGGCACCGCTGCTGGTACTCGGGGCGGACGTCCTCGGCCGGGTCGTGCTGCCGACCGGCGAACTGGAGGCGGGGGCCGTCACCGCGGTGATCGGCGCGCCGGTGTTCATCTACCTGGTCCGCCGGAAACGGCTGGGGGAACTGTGA
- a CDS encoding MbtH family protein has product MTNPFDNEDGRFLVLVNDENQHSLWPSFAEVPDGWTVAKAEASRQECLDYVEATWTDLRPKSLIEAMAAAEADRS; this is encoded by the coding sequence ATGACGAATCCGTTCGACAACGAAGACGGCCGCTTTCTGGTGCTGGTCAACGACGAGAACCAGCACTCGCTCTGGCCCTCGTTCGCCGAGGTGCCCGACGGCTGGACGGTGGCGAAGGCCGAGGCCTCCAGACAGGAGTGCCTGGACTACGTCGAGGCGACGTGGACCGATCTGAGGCCCAAGAGCCTCATCGAGGCCATGGCGGCGGCAGAGGCCGACAGGTCGTGA